One genomic region from Croceicoccus sp. YJ47 encodes:
- a CDS encoding glycoside hydrolase family 3 C-terminal domain-containing protein, producing MLSEAEDCHAAARADTVFLFVGETSDSSVESKDRKDTLLPELQLRLIERVSAANPRTVVIANVGHAYDAS from the coding sequence ATGCTGAGCGAGGCGGAGGATTGCCATGCCGCGGCGCGGGCCGATACCGTCTTCCTGTTCGTGGGCGAAACCTCCGACAGCTCCGTCGAGAGCAAGGATCGCAAGGATACGCTGCTGCCCGAGTTGCAGCTCCGGTTGATCGAGCGGGTGTCGGCGGCCAATCCGCGCACGGTGGTCATCGCCAATGTCGGCCATGCCTATGATGCAAGCTAG
- a CDS encoding PA14 domain-containing protein, with product MSRRPDCSGTPMTRETRDTNSLVWFTSMHDQADFANGGSIRASGIYRAAKDGAHAFHLGATGKARMFVDGEEIVATTETPPGDTMGVLKSGDSESTSVTLTKGQSVEIVVEFPFEAARVHGLWYGVRVNRAAWSKC from the coding sequence ATTTCGCGTCGCCCTGATTGCAGCGGCACGCCGATGACGCGGGAAACGCGCGATACCAATTCGCTGGTCTGGTTCACCAGCATGCACGATCAGGCCGATTTCGCCAATGGCGGGTCGATCCGCGCATCGGGTATCTATCGCGCGGCGAAGGACGGGGCGCACGCGTTCCACCTCGGCGCGACGGGCAAGGCCCGCATGTTCGTCGATGGCGAGGAAATCGTCGCGACCACCGAAACGCCGCCGGGCGACACGATGGGCGTGCTGAAATCCGGGGACAGCGAGAGCACCTCGGTCACCCTGACAAAGGGACAGTCGGTCGAGATCGTCGTCGAATTCCCGTTCGAGGCCGCGCGCGTCCACGGGCTTTGGTACGGTGTCCGCGTGAACCGGGCAGCGTGGAGCAAATGCTGA
- a CDS encoding TonB-dependent receptor plug domain-containing protein — protein sequence MSGCALFAVASPALAQDAIPGAESDPAVDANVIIVTAQNRSQNVQDVPIAIDVFGDDAIEDAGITDFQDLTRIAPVLNITQDANNTRVAVRGVGTNSNDEAQDQSVAINIDGEYINRPNVLNLALFDIERIEVLRGPQGTLYGRNATGGAINFITRKAGTEFGADINATYGNYNHVKVEGGVDLPLGEIAGLRVSGLYNKRDGYFFHPNRAAAGNDRVRSGTVLAIWVRAPR from the coding sequence ATGAGCGGCTGTGCGCTGTTTGCTGTGGCAAGCCCGGCACTGGCTCAGGATGCGATCCCTGGTGCCGAGTCCGACCCCGCCGTTGACGCCAATGTGATCATCGTGACGGCGCAGAATCGCTCTCAGAATGTGCAGGATGTTCCCATCGCGATCGACGTCTTCGGCGACGACGCGATCGAGGATGCGGGCATCACCGATTTTCAGGATCTCACCCGCATTGCGCCCGTCCTCAACATTACGCAGGACGCGAACAACACACGCGTCGCGGTCCGCGGCGTCGGCACCAATTCGAACGACGAAGCGCAGGATCAGTCGGTCGCGATCAACATCGACGGCGAATACATCAACCGTCCCAACGTCCTGAACCTCGCCCTGTTCGATATCGAGCGGATCGAGGTCCTGCGCGGCCCGCAGGGCACGCTTTATGGCCGCAACGCGACCGGCGGCGCGATCAATTTCATTACGCGCAAGGCGGGGACCGAATTCGGCGCCGACATCAACGCCACCTATGGCAACTACAACCATGTGAAGGTCGAGGGCGGCGTCGATCTTCCGCTCGGCGAGATTGCCGGGCTGCGCGTCTCGGGTCTTTACAACAAGCGTGACGGCTATTTCTTCCACCCGAACCGCGCCGCGGCGGGCAATGACCGCGTCCGCAGCGGTACGGTACTCGCAATCTGGGTGCGCGCGCCACGTTGA
- a CDS encoding NADPH-dependent FMN reductase, producing the protein MARQPRIVGIGGTQRPRSSTELLVSSVLDICASHGAHVELFGGERLAALPHFDPYQPERTEGEKELVEAVRRADGIVIASPSYHGGVSGLIKNAIDLLEDLREDERPYFDGRPVGLLVSAAGWQAGGVTLAALRGSSTRCGAGRRRWASRSIRSNRSLSPRTEASATRRLPRNSTPWPSNSPLVASASAGWIDNP; encoded by the coding sequence ATGGCCCGGCAGCCGCGTATCGTCGGCATCGGCGGAACGCAGCGCCCCCGTTCGAGCACCGAACTCCTCGTGAGTTCGGTGCTCGACATCTGCGCCTCGCACGGGGCGCATGTCGAACTGTTCGGGGGCGAACGCCTTGCCGCGCTGCCCCATTTCGATCCTTATCAGCCCGAACGGACCGAGGGGGAAAAGGAACTGGTCGAGGCGGTCCGGCGGGCCGACGGCATCGTCATCGCCTCGCCAAGCTATCACGGCGGCGTTTCCGGCCTGATCAAGAACGCGATCGACCTGCTCGAGGATCTGCGGGAGGACGAGCGGCCCTATTTCGACGGGCGCCCCGTCGGGCTGCTCGTGTCCGCGGCGGGCTGGCAGGCAGGCGGGGTGACGCTCGCCGCGCTGCGGGGATCATCCACGCGATGCGGGGCTGGCCGACGCCGATGGGCATCGCGATCAATTCGATCGAACAGAAGCCTTTCGCCGAGGACGGAAGCGTCCGCGACCCGCAGATTGCCGCGCAATTCGACGCCATGGCCAAGCAACTCGCCATTGGTTGCGTCGGCCTCAGCCGGATGGATTGACAATCCGTAA
- a CDS encoding LLM class flavin-dependent oxidoreductase, whose amino-acid sequence MTRRRSTVRWAGPPTYQCVHVAETDEQAREELEVILRAYQDAIEREAEFNARAESDEANKKTESTPNALTEDWIGTWCLYGSPETVVEHLRPYRELGIGNILCGTLTGPLTEEKLRLGNQTLDLLSTRVMPELK is encoded by the coding sequence ATGACGAGGCGACGATCAACCGTGCGCTGGGCTGGACCACCCACGTATCAGTGCGTCCACGTCGCCGAAACGGACGAGCAGGCCCGCGAGGAACTCGAGGTTATCCTGCGCGCCTATCAGGACGCGATCGAACGCGAGGCGGAATTCAACGCGCGTGCCGAAAGCGACGAGGCGAACAAGAAGACCGAAAGCACGCCCAACGCCCTGACCGAGGACTGGATCGGGACGTGGTGTCTGTATGGCTCGCCCGAAACCGTGGTGGAGCATCTGCGCCCCTATCGCGAGCTCGGCATCGGCAACATCCTTTGCGGAACGCTGACCGGCCCGCTGACGGAGGAGAAGCTGCGCCTCGGCAACCAGACGCTCGACCTGTTGTCGACGCGTGTCATGCCGGAGCTGAAATAA
- a CDS encoding LLM class flavin-dependent oxidoreductase has protein sequence MRFSVFLNARAMRPEDDRKLIKDLEKHALKARDCGFDAIFMPDHHFNGYMPIASDSFIFAAYLAAQMPDMHFGFSVVSVPLHHPVRLAERINILDQLTDGKLLVGVGSGTTPEEMIGLGVNYADRRTSPIAISKLPSSSGPRR, from the coding sequence ATGCGGTTCTCCGTATTTCTGAATGCGCGCGCGATGCGGCCTGAAGACGACCGAAAGCTTATCAAGGATCTGGAAAAGCACGCATTGAAGGCCCGCGACTGCGGCTTCGACGCGATTTTCATGCCTGATCACCATTTCAATGGCTATATGCCGATCGCGAGCGACAGCTTCATCTTTGCTGCCTATCTCGCCGCGCAGATGCCGGACATGCATTTCGGTTTCTCGGTCGTGTCCGTGCCCCTCCATCACCCCGTCCGCCTGGCCGAGCGTATCAATATCCTCGATCAGCTTACCGACGGGAAGCTGCTGGTCGGTGTCGGGAGCGGTACCACCCCGGAGGAGATGATCGGTCTCGGCGTGAATTATGCCGATCGAAGGACGTCTCCGATCGCAATCTCGAAATTGCCGAGCAGCTCTGGGCCAAGGAGATGA